A window from Aquabacterium sp. NJ1 encodes these proteins:
- a CDS encoding chloride channel protein codes for MKPDSHSILALHREISDWRLWLSRGLVVATAAVAGLTVVAFTWLTEHALAWFSSWQKQVWWMPLLLTPACTCAIVWATRRFAPGAAGSGIPQVVATLEGAMVPAQRSLLVSLRLTLAKIFLTCWGVLAGLSLGREGPSVQIAAGVMVSVRRWLPRRTLVNEHGLLVAGGAAGIAAAFNTPLGGVMFAIEELAGAPEKRNSGLLIAGIVLAGLVSVSINGNATYFGVIHVSQVGWSTVLPGLLVAILSGLAGGVFSKTLIASLSGQSNDRFNRFRARQPVAFAGLCGLAIAVIGVVTQGMTFGSGYTHTRTMLEGAESTSLIYVVLKFVATWLTTWSGVPGGIFAPSLAIGAALGNDVAQLLQFPQAPILIALGMAGFLAAATQAPLTSFIIVMEMVDGHAMVLSLMACALIASGISRVISKPLYGTLAGLLLKQVVAGQRSAPPAPPAP; via the coding sequence ATGAAGCCTGACTCCCATTCCATATTGGCCCTGCACAGGGAGATCAGCGACTGGCGGCTGTGGCTGTCGAGAGGCTTGGTCGTGGCGACGGCCGCTGTGGCGGGCCTGACTGTCGTGGCCTTCACGTGGCTGACCGAACACGCGCTGGCGTGGTTTTCCAGCTGGCAGAAGCAAGTCTGGTGGATGCCGCTGTTGCTGACGCCTGCATGCACCTGCGCCATCGTGTGGGCCACGCGCAGGTTTGCCCCCGGCGCGGCGGGGTCCGGCATCCCGCAGGTCGTGGCGACCCTGGAAGGGGCCATGGTGCCCGCGCAGCGCAGCCTGCTGGTGTCGCTGCGCCTGACGCTGGCCAAGATCTTTCTGACCTGCTGGGGCGTGCTCGCTGGGCTCTCTCTGGGGCGTGAGGGCCCGTCCGTGCAGATCGCCGCGGGCGTCATGGTCAGTGTGCGGCGCTGGCTTCCCCGGCGCACCTTGGTCAACGAACACGGCTTGCTGGTCGCAGGCGGTGCGGCAGGCATTGCGGCCGCATTCAACACGCCCCTGGGCGGCGTGATGTTCGCCATCGAAGAGCTCGCAGGGGCGCCGGAAAAGCGCAACAGTGGCCTGCTGATCGCGGGGATCGTGCTGGCGGGCCTGGTGTCCGTGTCCATCAACGGGAACGCCACCTACTTTGGCGTCATCCACGTGTCGCAGGTGGGGTGGTCCACCGTGCTGCCGGGCTTGCTGGTGGCGATCCTGAGCGGGCTGGCCGGCGGCGTGTTTTCGAAGACGCTGATTGCCTCATTGAGCGGGCAATCAAACGACCGCTTCAACCGCTTTCGTGCGCGCCAACCCGTTGCCTTTGCCGGCCTGTGCGGCCTGGCGATTGCGGTGATCGGCGTGGTGACGCAAGGCATGACATTTGGCAGCGGTTATACGCACACCCGCACCATGCTGGAGGGGGCCGAGTCCACCTCCTTGATCTATGTGGTGCTGAAGTTTGTGGCGACCTGGCTGACGACCTGGTCAGGCGTGCCCGGCGGGATCTTTGCGCCCTCGCTGGCCATCGGTGCCGCATTGGGCAACGATGTGGCGCAGCTGCTCCAGTTCCCGCAAGCCCCCATCCTGATCGCGCTGGGGATGGCCGGTTTCCTGGCCGCGGCCACGCAGGCGCCCTTGACCTCCTTCATCATCGTGATGGAAATGGTGGACGGCCACGCCATGGTGCTCAGCCTGATGGCCTGCGCCCTGATCGCCAGCGGCATCTCCAGGGTCATCAGCAAGCCCTTGTACGGGACGCTGGCGGGCCTGCTGCTCAAGCAGGTGGTCGCGGGGCAGCGTTCGGCACCACCGGCACCACCTGCGCCATGA
- a CDS encoding MarR family winged helix-turn-helix transcriptional regulator, with translation MSSKSVAPSTASSMTQPPTHPSPPNATETQKQVLRQFRIVFNAVKTHFRQVEKSVGIGGAQLWALSLIQQHPGMGVGELALAMDVHQSTASNLVRALVEQGLIKTAKSEKDGRAVVLTVLPAANRVITKAPTPFTGVLPEALARLDPATLKRLDRDLSKLIALLEADESAANTPLGQL, from the coding sequence ATGAGCAGCAAATCCGTTGCGCCGTCCACGGCGAGTTCGATGACCCAGCCCCCAACTCACCCAAGCCCGCCGAACGCCACGGAGACGCAAAAGCAAGTCCTGCGGCAGTTTCGAATCGTCTTCAACGCGGTCAAGACGCACTTCCGCCAGGTCGAAAAAAGCGTGGGCATTGGTGGGGCTCAACTCTGGGCACTCAGTCTGATCCAGCAGCACCCCGGCATGGGCGTGGGCGAACTGGCGCTGGCCATGGATGTGCATCAGTCAACCGCCAGCAACCTGGTCAGGGCGCTGGTCGAGCAAGGCCTGATCAAGACAGCCAAGAGCGAGAAAGATGGGCGTGCCGTGGTGCTGACCGTGCTGCCTGCCGCCAACCGCGTGATCACCAAGGCCCCCACCCCCTTCACAGGCGTGCTGCCTGAAGCGCTGGCGCGACTGGACCCGGCAACGCTCAAGCGCCTGGATCGCGACCTGAGCAAGCTCATCGCCCTGCTGGAGGCAGACGAAAGCGCCGCCAATACCCCGCTGGGGCAATTGTGA
- a CDS encoding mechanosensitive ion channel family protein, whose product MQPDWLNLATGDLHALDNGIKSALRIALIIVAAWWGIVLSQRAIRALRIRIATRFGDREAVQRAETLGRVFRYMAAVAISLVAGMLVLAELGVSVAPILGAAGVVGLAVGFGAQALVKDYFTGFFLLIENQIRQGDVVQLGDHAGLVEEVTLRYVRLRDYDGNVHFVPNGIVTSVVNMSRGFAYAVVDVSVAYKENLDRVMTVMKDVAAGMRADAVFLDRIVEDFELAGVERWDDSAVIVRGRFKVAPLQQWDVKRAFLLRLKNRFDAEGIEIPFPQLAIHPGARPLATS is encoded by the coding sequence ATGCAGCCAGATTGGCTCAACTTGGCAACGGGTGACCTTCACGCCCTGGACAACGGCATCAAGAGTGCCCTGCGCATCGCGCTCATCATCGTGGCGGCCTGGTGGGGCATCGTGCTGTCGCAGCGTGCAATCCGCGCCTTGCGCATCCGGATCGCCACGCGATTTGGTGACCGCGAGGCCGTGCAGCGTGCGGAAACCCTGGGCCGTGTCTTTCGCTACATGGCGGCCGTGGCCATTTCCCTGGTGGCCGGCATGCTCGTTCTGGCCGAACTGGGCGTATCGGTGGCCCCGATCCTGGGCGCCGCAGGCGTGGTGGGCCTGGCCGTCGGCTTTGGCGCTCAGGCCTTGGTCAAAGACTACTTCACGGGCTTCTTTCTGCTGATCGAAAACCAGATTCGCCAGGGTGACGTCGTCCAGCTGGGCGACCATGCCGGGCTCGTGGAAGAGGTGACGCTGCGTTATGTCCGCCTGAGGGACTACGACGGCAACGTGCACTTCGTGCCCAACGGCATCGTCACCAGCGTGGTGAACATGAGCCGGGGCTTCGCATATGCCGTTGTCGACGTGAGCGTGGCCTACAAGGAGAACCTCGACCGCGTGATGACCGTCATGAAGGATGTCGCTGCCGGCATGCGGGCCGATGCCGTCTTTCTGGATCGCATCGTGGAAGATTTCGAACTGGCGGGCGTGGAGCGCTGGGACGACTCGGCCGTCATCGTGCGGGGGCGCTTCAAGGTCGCACCGCTCCAGCAGTGGGATGTCAAGCGCGCCTTCCTCTTGCGGCTCAAGAATCGCTTTGATGCAGAGGGCATCGAGATCCCCTTCCCGCAGTTGGCCATTCACCCGGGGGCACGGCCACTCGCCACCTCGTAG
- a CDS encoding glycoside hydrolase family 15 protein, which produces MPANNFSQTSLDLALVGNCAISALVDIRGDMVWCCMPRFDGVPVFHALLGAPQDDAEQGRLRVELEGMVRTEQFYERGTAIVRTRLFDQHGQAIEITDFAPRFRQRDRMFRPAQLVRRIRILSGHPRIRVVVRPRGEWGQQDPEVSRGSNHLRYLLPGITLRLTTSASPTYVAEGTWFTLHEPVSLIFGPDETLTAGVEETARDFEEQTLQHWRQWTRRLAVPLEWQDAVIRSAITLKLCQFEETGAIVAAMTTSIPEAPDSGRNWDYRYCWLRDAFFVVRALNSLSEVGTMEDYLRWLHDIVRGAEGHVQPLYGIGLERTLTEHILTGLPGYRGMGPVRVGNQAFEHFQHDVYGNIVMGAAQAFHDQRLFRPANASDFHLLETMGDKAWQLHDQPDAGMWELRTRARVHTSSSLMSWAACDRLAKIARALALPDRAAHWRGRADIIHRRIIECAWSEKRQAFVESFGGMELDASVLLMAEVGFLPARDPRFVSTVNALESALCDGPYMRRYEAEDDFGRPESAFNVCAFWRVDALARIGRQQEARDCFEALLARRNHVGLLSEDMALQGGELWGNFPQTYSMVGVINGAVNLSEPWDSAV; this is translated from the coding sequence ATGCCTGCAAACAACTTTTCCCAGACCAGCCTGGACCTTGCCCTCGTGGGCAATTGCGCCATCAGTGCCCTGGTTGACATCCGGGGTGACATGGTGTGGTGCTGCATGCCACGCTTCGATGGCGTCCCTGTTTTCCACGCCCTGTTGGGCGCGCCTCAAGACGACGCGGAGCAGGGGCGCCTGCGTGTCGAGCTCGAAGGCATGGTGCGCACGGAACAGTTCTATGAGCGTGGCACCGCGATCGTGCGCACCCGCTTGTTCGATCAACACGGGCAAGCCATCGAGATCACGGACTTTGCGCCGAGGTTCCGCCAGCGCGACCGCATGTTCCGGCCCGCGCAGCTGGTGCGGCGCATTCGCATCCTCAGCGGGCATCCTCGCATTCGCGTGGTGGTCCGGCCCCGGGGCGAGTGGGGGCAACAGGATCCCGAGGTGTCCCGGGGCAGCAACCACCTGCGCTATTTGCTGCCTGGCATCACCTTGCGCCTGACCACCAGCGCGTCACCGACCTACGTTGCAGAAGGCACCTGGTTCACCCTGCATGAGCCCGTCAGTCTGATCTTCGGCCCCGACGAAACGTTGACCGCTGGTGTCGAAGAAACGGCGCGTGACTTTGAAGAGCAGACCTTGCAGCACTGGCGGCAATGGACGCGCCGCCTGGCGGTGCCGCTGGAGTGGCAGGATGCCGTGATCCGCTCGGCCATCACGCTCAAGCTGTGCCAGTTCGAGGAAACAGGCGCCATCGTGGCCGCCATGACGACCAGCATTCCCGAAGCGCCGGACAGTGGCCGCAACTGGGACTATCGCTACTGCTGGCTGCGCGATGCCTTCTTTGTGGTGCGCGCGCTCAACAGCTTGTCCGAGGTAGGGACCATGGAAGACTACCTGCGCTGGCTGCACGACATCGTGCGTGGTGCAGAGGGGCATGTTCAACCCTTGTACGGCATCGGGCTGGAGCGCACGCTGACCGAGCACATCCTGACCGGCCTGCCGGGGTATCGGGGCATGGGGCCTGTGCGTGTGGGCAACCAGGCCTTCGAGCACTTTCAGCATGACGTCTACGGCAACATCGTCATGGGTGCGGCACAGGCCTTCCATGACCAGCGCCTGTTCAGGCCCGCGAACGCCAGCGACTTTCATCTGCTTGAAACCATGGGGGACAAGGCCTGGCAGCTGCATGATCAGCCGGATGCCGGCATGTGGGAGTTGCGCACGCGCGCACGCGTGCACACCTCTTCCTCGCTCATGAGCTGGGCGGCCTGCGATCGCCTGGCCAAGATCGCGAGGGCACTGGCGCTGCCCGATCGTGCGGCGCACTGGCGCGGCCGGGCGGACATCATCCACCGCCGCATCATCGAATGCGCCTGGAGTGAAAAGCGTCAGGCCTTTGTCGAAAGCTTTGGTGGCATGGAGCTGGACGCCAGCGTGCTGCTCATGGCCGAGGTGGGCTTTCTGCCCGCGCGGGACCCGCGGTTCGTGAGCACGGTCAATGCGTTGGAATCGGCGCTGTGCGATGGGCCTTACATGCGTCGCTACGAAGCCGAGGACGATTTCGGCCGACCGGAGTCCGCCTTCAATGTGTGCGCCTTCTGGCGGGTGGATGCGCTCGCCCGCATCGGCCGCCAGCAGGAGGCGCGTGACTGCTTCGAGGCCCTGCTGGCCCGGCGCAACCACGTCGGCCTGCTGTCAGAAGACATGGCGCTGCAGGGCGGGGAGTTGTGGGGCAACTTCCCACAGACCTACTCCATGGTCGGCGTCATCAACGGCGCCGTGAACCTGTCCGAGCCATGGGACAGCGCGGTCTGA
- a CDS encoding trehalose-6-phosphate synthase, translating into MKTIRLQLRFLLPLLAILLAAAFVALPLMDRLTLRWFARDLNIRGELISNTLSDSILDASVDGKSNKLQALFDRAAQDERLVAIGLCGADGSLLLKTPAYPSSLDCDQARDISEQTNPQLDLPSGAVHVGSHPVNLGTGATGQLVVLHDLSFIARRSEDTRHYLVIFITGLALAIALITVVVAQISWRGWVSGMQAILRGEGILSPMVANRPELQPFATEIRARLRDLEDEFRRSQGLISEWDPERLRALLRTQLRGDQLIVVSNREPYIHEKGPDGIVVKRPASGLVTAVEPVMRACSGTWIAHGSGSADALVVDAHDRVSVPPESNEYQLRRIWMTPEEEQGYYYGFANEGMWPLCHVAHVRPVFRESDWEAYRAINQRFADAVVAEAKGEDPVVLVQDYHFALLPAMIRAKLPRATILTFWHIPWPNPESFGICPWRREILQGMLGSTILGFHTRFHCKNFMETVDRFLEARIEQEHSTISYRDDETLVESYPISIAWPSEAETQAWPSVETCRQRVFERLGLRPDTCLAVGVDRFDYTKGILERLHAVERLLEKHPQWIGRFVFVQVAAPTRSSLEEYRAFQERIHRVTDRINQRFGTDTYQPVHLLASHHEHDAVNELFRAAHMCVVTSLHDGMNLVCKEFVAARDDEQGVLILSRFAGAAREMPEALIVNPYHVEETADALHRAASMPAAEQHERMASLRVTVREYNVYRWAGRMLADASRWRMRERIEARVQRHMSS; encoded by the coding sequence ATGAAGACCATTCGACTTCAACTGCGCTTTCTGTTGCCTTTGCTGGCCATCTTGCTCGCTGCAGCTTTCGTCGCCCTCCCCCTGATGGACAGGTTGACCCTGCGCTGGTTTGCCCGCGACCTCAACATCCGTGGCGAGCTCATTTCCAACACCTTGTCGGACTCCATCCTCGATGCCTCCGTCGATGGGAAATCCAACAAGCTTCAGGCGCTGTTTGACCGCGCCGCGCAGGATGAACGCCTCGTGGCCATCGGCCTGTGCGGTGCAGATGGTTCACTGTTGCTGAAGACGCCGGCTTACCCCTCATCGCTCGATTGCGATCAGGCACGCGACATATCGGAGCAGACCAATCCGCAGCTGGACTTGCCATCCGGCGCGGTGCACGTTGGCTCGCACCCCGTCAACCTGGGCACGGGCGCGACCGGCCAACTGGTGGTGCTGCACGATCTGAGCTTCATCGCACGCCGCAGCGAAGACACCCGCCACTATCTGGTGATCTTCATCACCGGGCTGGCATTGGCCATTGCCTTGATCACGGTGGTGGTGGCGCAGATCAGCTGGCGCGGCTGGGTATCGGGCATGCAGGCCATCTTGCGGGGCGAGGGCATCTTGTCACCCATGGTGGCCAACAGGCCAGAGCTGCAGCCCTTCGCCACCGAAATCCGCGCTCGCCTGCGGGATCTGGAAGACGAGTTCCGGCGCAGCCAGGGCTTGATCTCGGAATGGGACCCTGAGCGCCTGCGCGCCCTGCTGCGCACGCAGTTGCGCGGCGACCAGCTCATCGTGGTGTCCAACCGCGAACCCTATATCCACGAGAAGGGACCGGATGGCATCGTGGTCAAGCGGCCCGCCAGCGGGCTGGTGACGGCCGTTGAGCCCGTGATGCGTGCCTGCTCGGGCACCTGGATCGCGCATGGCAGCGGCTCCGCCGACGCGCTGGTGGTTGACGCCCACGACCGCGTCAGCGTGCCACCCGAGAGCAACGAATACCAGTTGCGTCGCATCTGGATGACGCCAGAAGAAGAGCAAGGCTATTACTACGGCTTCGCCAATGAAGGCATGTGGCCACTGTGTCACGTGGCGCATGTGCGCCCGGTGTTTCGTGAGTCGGACTGGGAGGCCTACCGCGCCATCAACCAGCGCTTTGCCGACGCCGTGGTGGCCGAAGCAAAAGGCGAGGACCCTGTGGTGCTGGTACAGGATTACCACTTCGCCCTGCTGCCGGCCATGATCCGCGCCAAATTGCCCCGCGCGACCATCCTGACGTTCTGGCACATTCCCTGGCCCAACCCGGAGTCCTTTGGCATCTGCCCCTGGAGAAGGGAGATTCTGCAAGGCATGCTGGGCAGCACCATCCTGGGCTTTCACACGCGCTTTCATTGCAAGAACTTCATGGAAACGGTGGACCGTTTTCTGGAGGCGCGCATCGAGCAGGAGCACTCCACCATTTCCTATCGAGACGACGAAACGCTGGTGGAGAGTTACCCCATCTCCATCGCTTGGCCTTCCGAAGCTGAGACGCAGGCCTGGCCTTCCGTTGAAACCTGCCGCCAGCGTGTCTTCGAGCGGCTTGGCTTGAGGCCCGACACCTGCCTGGCGGTGGGCGTGGACCGTTTCGACTACACCAAGGGCATCCTGGAGCGGCTGCACGCGGTCGAGCGCTTGCTCGAAAAGCACCCGCAATGGATCGGCCGTTTTGTGTTCGTCCAGGTGGCAGCGCCCACACGCTCTTCACTGGAGGAGTACCGCGCCTTCCAGGAGCGCATCCATCGGGTCACGGACCGGATCAACCAACGATTCGGCACCGACACGTATCAACCCGTCCATCTGCTGGCGTCCCACCATGAACACGACGCCGTCAATGAACTGTTCCGTGCGGCCCACATGTGCGTGGTGACCAGCCTGCACGACGGCATGAACCTGGTCTGCAAGGAATTCGTGGCGGCCCGAGACGACGAGCAAGGCGTGCTCATCCTGAGCCGCTTCGCTGGCGCGGCCCGTGAGATGCCCGAAGCGCTGATCGTGAACCCGTATCACGTCGAGGAGACCGCCGACGCCTTGCACCGAGCTGCCTCCATGCCGGCAGCAGAGCAACACGAACGCATGGCCAGCCTGCGCGTGACCGTTCGCGAATACAACGTCTACCGATGGGCTGGGCGCATGCTGGCCGATGCCAGCCGCTGGCGCATGCGGGAACGCATCGAGGCCAGAGTACAACGACACATGAGCAGCTGA
- the otsB gene encoding trehalose-phosphatase: MRHLLSAEGTASLTTQILRKPLLAFDFDGTLAPIVSRPDDARVSMPVARRLKALSAHLSIAIISGRSVDDVLGRLQFEPAYVIGNHGAEDPAMPPDQDHAQVLDGFRMRLKGARVLLDQVGVVVEDKGASLALHYRLARDRHAASNAIAGLLARLDPGLKAFGGKFVVNVVSKSAHDKAQALATLVSRCQVDCAVFVGDDINDEPVFARHDPNWLTVRVGRDDANSQAQFFIDSVSEMPAMLDLMLAALSS; this comes from the coding sequence ATGAGGCACCTGTTATCGGCCGAGGGTACGGCCTCACTGACGACCCAGATCCTGCGCAAGCCACTGCTGGCCTTCGATTTCGATGGCACGCTCGCGCCCATTGTTTCCAGGCCAGATGACGCCAGGGTCTCCATGCCCGTTGCCAGACGGCTCAAGGCGCTATCGGCCCACCTGAGCATCGCCATCATCTCCGGGCGAAGCGTGGACGACGTGCTGGGCCGACTGCAGTTCGAGCCCGCCTACGTGATCGGCAACCACGGTGCGGAAGACCCGGCCATGCCGCCGGATCAGGACCACGCACAGGTACTGGATGGCTTTCGCATGCGCTTGAAAGGCGCGCGCGTCCTGCTGGACCAGGTGGGTGTCGTCGTCGAGGACAAGGGGGCCTCCCTGGCCCTGCACTACCGCCTGGCGCGCGATCGGCACGCTGCCTCGAACGCCATCGCAGGCCTGCTGGCCAGACTGGACCCGGGCCTCAAGGCGTTCGGCGGCAAATTCGTCGTCAATGTGGTGTCGAAATCAGCCCATGACAAGGCGCAGGCCCTGGCCACGCTGGTCAGTCGCTGCCAGGTGGACTGCGCGGTGTTTGTCGGCGACGACATCAACGACGAACCCGTGTTCGCACGCCATGACCCGAACTGGCTGACGGTGCGGGTCGGGCGGGATGACGCCAACTCTCAGGCTCAGTTCTTCATCGACAGTGTGAGCGAGATGCCCGCCATGCTGGACCTCATGCTGGCCGCGCTTTCGTCATGA
- a CDS encoding F0F1 ATP synthase subunit gamma — protein MSGETVLRERGKLLEELRQIVQSMKNLAFAELQRVSRMRQAHALAHEALSDALGVIAEGESQAGEPAGGRQTWLVLGAERGFCGAFNAQLAASASALRADDPQASLLIASRRLLMQLEGQCDELQALPGCATSQEADMVLDAWLDQVNLALQGGDRIGLLYAGDDGLVRQQLWPPASPLACTARHAPQTYLPVSTLREALNRQALRLAIQGALYASLEQENHWRLAQMQRAQDHLDELGRALRQRHAALRQANITNELETLASSAMVSGGP, from the coding sequence ATGAGTGGCGAGACCGTGCTGCGCGAACGCGGCAAATTGCTTGAAGAGCTGCGCCAGATCGTGCAGTCGATGAAGAACCTGGCCTTTGCGGAGCTGCAGCGTGTCTCGCGCATGAGGCAGGCCCACGCCCTGGCGCATGAAGCCTTGTCTGATGCCCTGGGGGTGATCGCCGAGGGTGAGTCGCAAGCGGGCGAGCCCGCGGGCGGGCGGCAAACCTGGTTGGTGCTGGGCGCCGAGCGCGGTTTTTGCGGCGCCTTCAATGCCCAGTTGGCCGCGTCGGCAAGCGCCCTGCGTGCCGACGACCCGCAGGCGAGCTTGCTGATCGCCAGTCGCCGCCTGTTGATGCAGCTGGAGGGCCAGTGCGACGAGCTGCAGGCCTTGCCGGGTTGTGCCACATCGCAAGAGGCCGACATGGTGCTGGATGCCTGGCTGGATCAAGTGAACCTGGCCCTGCAGGGGGGCGACCGGATCGGCTTGCTGTACGCCGGCGACGATGGGCTGGTGCGCCAGCAACTGTGGCCGCCGGCCTCGCCGCTTGCGTGCACGGCACGCCATGCGCCGCAAACATATCTGCCGGTGAGCACCTTGCGCGAGGCCTTGAACCGCCAGGCCCTGCGCCTGGCGATTCAAGGTGCACTGTATGCCTCGCTGGAGCAGGAGAACCACTGGCGCCTGGCCCAGATGCAGCGCGCGCAGGACCACCTGGATGAATTGGGCCGTGCCCTGCGGCAACGTCATGCCGCCCTGAGGCAGGCCAACATCACCAATGAGCTGGAGACCCTGGCCAGCAGTGCCATGGTGTCGGGCGGGCCGTGA
- a CDS encoding F0F1 ATP synthase subunit alpha, which yields MNPIGLVIEEVGTVIGLADGIAWLQGLPSVSLGEVLVSQDGSRAWVFQLDEALVGCILLEQTGDLTAGLRMRRSGQRLNLACGDALLGRVVDPLGRPLDGLPAPVLTDQRPMDARSPAIIERDPVNRPLYTGNTIIDTLLPIGRGQRELLIGDDGTGKSAIALDAILHQHDQGVRCVLVLIGQRRAEVAETLRVLTEQGALAHTTVVVAEAGTLPGLQYLAPFAGCALAESWMHAGHDTLIVYDDLGKHAQAYRELSLLLRRTPGREAYPGDIFYLHSRLLECSTQLSAALGGGSMTAIPIVPTQLGEISSYIPTNLISITDGQVYLSNKLVAAGMFPAIDVGTSVSRIGGKAQDRAIAHECKRLRLDYLQFLELELFTRFGTHLDDETAAKMKRGHLLQALFRQSRLAPRPVAYNMAWLVALNEGWLSELDQASLQRALADLSEHLPAAPGLSVPREQWVAAVANWLGRAP from the coding sequence ATGAACCCCATTGGTCTGGTCATCGAGGAAGTGGGCACGGTCATCGGTCTGGCCGATGGCATCGCCTGGCTGCAGGGCCTGCCTTCCGTCTCGCTGGGCGAGGTGCTGGTCTCCCAGGATGGCAGCCGCGCCTGGGTGTTCCAGCTGGACGAAGCGCTGGTGGGCTGCATCCTGCTGGAGCAGACGGGGGACCTGACCGCGGGCTTGCGCATGCGCCGCAGCGGGCAAAGGCTGAACCTGGCGTGTGGTGATGCCTTGTTGGGGCGCGTGGTGGACCCCCTGGGGCGGCCGCTGGACGGCCTGCCCGCGCCGGTGCTCACCGACCAGCGCCCCATGGATGCGCGCTCGCCGGCCATCATCGAGCGTGACCCGGTCAACCGTCCGCTCTACACCGGCAACACGATCATCGATACCTTGCTGCCCATCGGCCGGGGGCAGCGCGAACTGTTGATCGGCGACGACGGCACGGGCAAAAGCGCCATCGCGCTGGACGCCATCCTTCACCAACATGATCAAGGCGTGCGCTGCGTGCTTGTGCTGATCGGGCAACGCCGCGCGGAAGTGGCCGAGACCCTGCGCGTGCTCACCGAGCAGGGCGCCCTGGCACACACGACGGTCGTGGTCGCCGAGGCCGGCACGCTGCCCGGCCTGCAATACCTCGCGCCGTTCGCGGGCTGTGCCCTGGCCGAGTCCTGGATGCACGCGGGGCACGACACCCTCATCGTCTACGACGATCTGGGCAAGCATGCGCAAGCCTACCGCGAGTTGTCGCTGCTGCTGCGGCGCACGCCGGGTCGCGAGGCCTATCCGGGGGACATCTTCTATCTGCATTCGCGCCTCCTGGAGTGCTCGACGCAACTCAGTGCGGCCCTGGGCGGGGGCAGCATGACGGCCATTCCCATCGTGCCCACGCAACTGGGCGAGATATCCAGCTACATCCCCACCAACCTGATCTCCATCACGGACGGGCAGGTCTACCTGAGCAACAAGCTGGTGGCCGCGGGCATGTTCCCGGCCATCGATGTGGGCACCTCGGTGTCGCGCATCGGTGGCAAGGCGCAAGACCGCGCCATTGCCCATGAATGCAAGCGCCTGCGCCTGGACTATCTGCAGTTCCTGGAGCTGGAGCTCTTCACGCGCTTTGGCACCCACCTCGATGACGAGACGGCCGCCAAGATGAAGCGCGGCCATTTGTTGCAGGCCTTGTTTCGCCAGAGCCGGCTGGCACCTCGGCCCGTGGCTTACAACATGGCCTGGCTGGTGGCGCTCAACGAAGGTTGGCTCAGCGAGCTTGATCAGGCCAGCCTGCAGCGGGCCCTGGCAGACCTGTCCGAGCATCTGCCTGCCGCACCCGGCCTGAGTGTGCCGCGTGAACAGTGGGTGGCTGCGGTGGCCAACTGGCTGGGGCGCGCGCCATGA
- the atpE gene encoding ATP synthase F0 subunit C, whose product MFSLASTVVAGLVIALGVFFPAVAMGKAIAAALDALARQPEAEKSISRTLFIGLAMIESLAIYCLVIALIILFRNPLLEYFLK is encoded by the coding sequence ATGTTCAGCCTGGCGTCGACCGTGGTGGCCGGCCTGGTCATCGCCCTGGGCGTCTTCTTCCCGGCCGTGGCCATGGGCAAGGCCATTGCGGCCGCGCTGGATGCGCTGGCCAGGCAGCCCGAGGCCGAGAAGTCCATCAGCCGCACGCTGTTCATTGGCCTGGCGATGATCGAATCGCTGGCCATCTACTGCCTGGTCATCGCCCTGATCATCCTGTTTCGCAACCCTTTGCTGGAGTACTTTCTCAAGTAA
- a CDS encoding F0F1 ATP synthase subunit A, translating into MTGLDASVWLQWHGIALREPLILSVLITVLLAGVSWRIGLLLRRDGGAVPRLASAAYTLMHDAVAEVVAPQHVARVLPFVASLWLFILLSNLLGLVPGLSSPTRDLSVTSALAVIVFVAVHVYGIRAAGLGPYLKHYLSPSPILLPFHLISEVTRTLALAIRLFGNMMSLEMAAMLVLLVAGLLIPIPLLLLHVVEALVQAYIFGMLALIYIASALEVSEAHRGDDATPPTSSSS; encoded by the coding sequence ATGACGGGCCTGGACGCATCGGTCTGGCTGCAATGGCACGGCATCGCCCTGCGTGAGCCCTTGATCCTGTCCGTGTTGATCACCGTTTTGCTGGCGGGTGTGTCCTGGCGCATCGGGCTTCTTCTGCGTCGAGACGGTGGGGCCGTGCCGCGCCTGGCCAGCGCAGCCTACACCCTGATGCACGACGCCGTGGCCGAGGTCGTCGCGCCGCAGCATGTGGCCCGCGTGCTGCCCTTCGTCGCCAGCTTGTGGTTGTTCATCCTGCTGTCCAACCTGCTGGGGCTGGTGCCGGGGCTGTCATCGCCGACGCGCGATCTTTCCGTGACCAGCGCATTGGCCGTGATCGTCTTCGTGGCCGTGCACGTGTATGGCATCCGCGCCGCAGGGTTGGGGCCCTACCTCAAGCACTACCTGTCGCCCAGCCCCATCCTGCTGCCCTTTCACCTGATCAGCGAGGTCACGCGCACGCTGGCCCTGGCCATCCGCCTGTTCGGCAACATGATGAGCCTGGAGATGGCCGCCATGCTGGTGCTGCTGGTGGCGGGCTTGCTCATCCCCATCCCCCTGCTCCTGCTGCATGTGGTCGAAGCCTTGGTGCAGGCCTACATCTTCGGCATGCTCGCCCTGATCTACATCGCCAGTGCGCTGGAGGTCAGCGAGGCGCATCGGGGTGACGATGCAACGCCGCCTACGTCTTCCTCATCTTGA